From the genome of Anopheles moucheti chromosome 3, idAnoMoucSN_F20_07, whole genome shotgun sequence, one region includes:
- the LOC128303848 gene encoding uncharacterized protein LOC128303848: MLRLIRIFGSPETRTLKSSQPVTNLLARLGTFAPREFQYETSDGESGTLMHRFSRHVSLTKRDFTDKTKYGFKVSNFYPLPDVDTYGQQIRDLVTIDLAKLITFTTDFRSKTDFRSYTEIVNALDEECVRRVPNATMYELLEMLHCFMYLLPNKMAQLKTYQTAMPKLIQLFGSGASENERDFMSIVFFLGLWKRSKTGTILMKEFLQQYLHRYLTPDLTRMDFVILANATYKTSLRMVDESEAFKSRLTQEIVQFDNEDDSALLVTLIKCARMNRLSSDGIMEKVHSFTEANITHKELDFRGLSHLFAYVADNRVKDDTLAELFVQGCWTRFETEIRKHGFETQTQSCRPKDIGTFLWSCATLGLPIEAYSGINLNMFEKAIRLKVDAGEYRYIPDVLVDTILSLWICERKSIELFRLLFKDRTLVQNFRKDRSKLESKKDLLLSCAEIDLPDATNVMKSVRKPSGDAFVLNRPAQSFLLRPGLMKVAECLERLKESKQLPISSIGFNLPVKHLNIAGILVKMASGREKNLDVFDEKHTLSDGESPVGLMKLKTRILNDKSIDQAMVNLCKLDTPDALEQELRRILVEPKQQKD, encoded by the exons CGTCTCAACCAGTGACCAACTTGCTAGCACGATTAGGCACATTCGCACCGCGTGAATTTCAATACGAAACATCGGATGGCGAAAGTGGCACCTTGATGCATCGCTTTTCCCGGCACGTGTCCCTTACGAAGCGTGATTTCACCGACAAAACAAAGTATGGATTTAAGGTGTCCAATTTCTACCCCCTGCCGGATGTCGATACCTATGGTCAACAGATACGTGATCTCGTGACCATCGATTTGGCTAAGCTGATCACTTTCACGACGGATTTTCGCAGCAAAACGGATTTTCGATCCTACACGGAGATCGTGAATGCGCTCGATGAGGAGTGTGTACGCCGAGTGCCGAATGCAACAATGTACGAACTGCTGGAAATGCTGCACTGCTTTATGTATCTGTTGCCCAACAAAATGGCTCAGCTAAAAACGTACCAAACGGCCATGCCAAAGCTTATCCAATTGTTTGGCAGTGGAGCATCGGAGAATGAACGCGATTTCATGTCGATCGTTTTCTTCCTCGGCCTGTGGAAGCGCAGCAAAACTGGAACGATATTGATGAAGGAATTTCTACAGCAATACTTGCACCGATATCTGACTCCGGACCTAACACGGATGGATTTCGTCATACTAGCCAATGCAACGTATAAAACGAGTTTACGAATGGTGGACGAATCAGAAGCATTCAAGAGTAGACTAACGCAAGAGATAGTTCAATTCGACAATGAAGATGATTCGGCGCTACTAGTCACGCTGATAAAATGTGCCAGAATGAATCGGCTTTCGTCGGACGGCATAATGGAGAAAGTTCACTCGTTTACAGAGGCGAACATTACACATAAAGAGCTAGATTTCCGTGGCCTTTCTCATCTGTTCGCGTACGTAGCAGACAATCGGGTAAAGGATGACACTCTGGCAGAACTTTTCGTGCAAGGATGCTGGACCCGATTCGAGACGGAAATTCGTAAGCATGGGttcgaaacacaaacacaatctTGCCGTCCGAAGGATATCGGAACGTTCCTGTGGAGCTGTGCCACTCTCGGCCTACCGATAGAAGCTTACAGTGGTattaatttaaacatgttCGAAAAAGCTATCCGATTGAAAGTAGACGCCGGAGAGTATCGATACATCCCGGACGTGCTAGTCGATACAATCCTTTCGCTGTGGATTTGTGAGCGTAAATCGATTGAATTGTTCCGGTTACTGTTTAAGGACCGAACGTTGGTGCAAAATTTTCGCAAGGATCGCTCAAAGCTAGAATCGAAAAAGGATCTGTTGCTCAGCTGTGCCGAGATAGACTTGCCCGATGCGACGAATGTGATGAAATCGGTGAGAAAACCATCGGGAGACGCGTTTGTTCTAAACCGACCTGCCCAATCATTTTTGCTGAGACCTGGCTTAATGAAAGTAGCGGAATGTTTAGAGCGCTTGAAGGAATCGAAGCAACTGCCCATATCAAGCATTGGCTTTAATCTACCAGTAAAGCATTTGAATATTGCTGGTATTTTAGTTAAAATGGCCTCAGGTCGCGAAAAGAATTTGGACGTTTTCGATGAAAAGCACACTTTGAGTGATGGAGAATCGCCCGTTGGACTCATGAAACTAAAAACACGAATATTGAATGATAAATCCATCGATCAAGCaatg gttAACCTGTGTAAATTAGATACACCGGATGCATTGGAACAGGAACTAAGGAGAATTCTGGTAGAGCCAAAGCAACAAAAGGATTGA
- the LOC128304200 gene encoding dolichyl-diphosphooligosaccharide--protein glycosyltransferase subunit DAD1, translating into MKNLTEVLHKFYDEYTHKTPKKLKIVDAYLLYILLTGITQFVYCCLVGTFPFNSFLAGFISTVSCFVLGVCLRLQSNPQNKEQFLGISPERGFADFVFAHIILHLVVVNFIG; encoded by the exons ATGAAAAACCTTACGGAAGTGTTGCATAAGTTCTACGATGAGTACACGCACAAAACGCCCAAGAAGCTGAAAATCGTTGACGCATACTTGCTGTACATTCTGCTGACCGGCATCACGCAGTTTGTTTACTGCTGCCTCGTTGGAACATTCCCGttcaactcattcctggctgGTTTTATCAGCACGGTGAGCTGTTTCGTGCTGGGTG TGTGCCTCCGCCTGCAGTCAAACCCCCAGAACAAGGAACAATTTTTGGGAATCTCGCCAGAACGTGGTTTCGCTGATTTCGTGTTTGCTCACATAATTCTTCACTTGGTTGTGGTCAATTTCATCGGCTAA